The following coding sequences are from one uncultured Cohaesibacter sp. window:
- a CDS encoding NAD-glutamate dehydrogenase yields the protein MAMDLKTAHAELMAKAKALAEKHSALEAEFLERFFIQGDMEDLSSYSAEELAFIAHRSFEKFHNPFEGRHRIEIFDPSFKEDKEATTNQITIIELHNINKPFLVDSIMGELQQAGLGIRLVLHPIMNAERDAKDKVIALKERKDVQTNPHLKRESLIHVHITRLASSEKKKELQKTLDSILNDVDSVVDDWKPMLLQLEETIAILKITPPPLPEGDVTETVEFLRWLVDNNFTLLGMREYTFDGTTKEGDLKRTKRAGLGLLRNPEVRVLRRGEELVTMTPEIRDFLMRPEPLFITKANVKTKVHRRAYMDYIGIKRYDDDGKLTGELRIVGLFTNTAYNRSVLNIPFLRRKVESIIDMAAVDPSGHSGKAMLNVLENYPRDELFQTESETLLYHSQEILRLHQRPKVRVLSRVDKFDRFVSSLVFVPRDRYNTAARIEIGEFLKNIYEGRLSAVYPEFPDGPLARIHFIIGRSGGNTPIPSRTVLEDAINGIIRTWVDGLCQVVRDSNPVKTASRLIERYCVAFSDAYRDTFEPETAMDDIAIMEGMDGSNETAISFYRKEHHEDHRITLKIFHQGMPIPLSERVPILENMGFRVIDERSYEIAPLGSNRKYWLHDMDLERASGKPIPFKDVRDDLEACFLAVWNGQAENDGYNKLSMAADLPWRDITVLRTISRYLRQIRIPYDQDYMWETLNTYPDLSALLVHLFHARFNPEQKNRDEECNRLSNGILTALERVSNLDDDRILRKFHGVIQATLRTNFYQRTPEGDDKPTLSLKLDPRAMDDMPEPKPFREIFVYSPRVEGLHLRFGKVARGGLRWSDRPQDFRTEVLGLVKAQQVKNAVIVPVGSKGGFVPKHLPTEGGREAFMAEGIASYKLFISALLDVTDNLEGQAILPPEKVVRHDDDDPYLVVAADKGTASFSDIANGISEDHNFWLGDAFASGGSAGYDHKKMGITARGAWEAVKRHFREMDRDIQTQAFSAVGVGDMSGDVFGNGMLLSKETRLIAAFDHRDIFIDPDPDAARSWKERKRVFDLGRSSWQDYDESIISKGGGIFSRSEKSISLSKEARAALGITKTKLTPQELMKAILMAPVDLMWFGGIGTYIRASSETDADADDRANDAIRITPKDLRVKVIGEGANLGVTQRARIEFHHLGGRCNSDAIDNSAGVNSSDMEVNIKIALGAAIRANKMDLEERNALLVDMTEEVSRHILRNNYLQTLSISLTELRGMEDLGYQVRLMERLEEAGELDRVVEFLPDNEELKEFRKKGQALSRAEVGLLLAYAKNSLYEELLHSKLPDDPYLEHELLHYFPQKMRDTYAEEIKSHRLRREIISTVIANLMINRGGATLIPRIADKTGASSQEIARAYIIVRDSFNLPVLNLAIDALDNKASGAIQLALYEEVQKLLLGKIQWFMRNIPPSAPIAETVALYRKGMDELAPTIDQYLPAYLSDLVQEETRKYEQNGIPAELAAQIARLFLIADIPDMVLIAEKSNHSLSEVAEAYFAVAGQFNIGRIDALAETLDVSDYYESLALDRVRDSISNAHDQMTAYVLGLAKEGSSGMEIWLEQEAPAIKRTVKAVDAITQSDDLTVSKFAVAAGLLSDLARQA from the coding sequence CCATATTACCCGCCTGGCCAGCAGCGAAAAAAAGAAGGAGCTGCAAAAGACCCTCGACAGCATCCTCAATGATGTCGATTCCGTGGTTGACGACTGGAAACCGATGCTGTTGCAGCTTGAGGAAACCATTGCAATCCTGAAGATCACGCCGCCGCCCCTGCCCGAAGGCGATGTGACGGAAACCGTCGAATTCCTGCGCTGGCTTGTCGACAACAATTTCACGCTTCTGGGCATGCGCGAATATACCTTCGATGGCACCACCAAGGAAGGCGATCTGAAACGCACCAAACGGGCAGGTCTTGGCCTGCTACGCAATCCCGAGGTCCGGGTCTTGCGCCGGGGTGAGGAACTGGTGACCATGACACCGGAAATCCGCGACTTTCTGATGCGCCCCGAACCCCTCTTCATCACCAAGGCCAATGTCAAGACCAAGGTACATCGACGCGCCTATATGGATTATATCGGCATCAAGCGCTATGACGATGATGGCAAGCTCACCGGCGAGCTGCGCATCGTCGGCCTGTTCACCAACACCGCCTACAACCGCTCGGTGTTAAATATTCCTTTCCTCAGACGCAAAGTGGAAAGCATCATAGATATGGCCGCCGTTGATCCATCTGGTCATTCAGGCAAGGCCATGCTCAATGTGCTGGAAAATTATCCCCGTGATGAGCTGTTCCAGACCGAAAGCGAAACACTACTTTATCATTCGCAGGAAATTCTGCGCCTGCATCAGCGCCCGAAGGTGCGTGTTTTATCGCGGGTCGACAAGTTCGACCGCTTTGTTTCAAGCCTCGTTTTCGTTCCCCGTGACCGCTACAATACCGCAGCACGCATCGAAATCGGCGAATTTCTCAAAAATATCTATGAGGGCAGGCTCTCGGCGGTCTATCCCGAATTCCCTGACGGCCCTCTGGCCCGAATCCATTTCATCATTGGCCGCTCTGGCGGAAATACGCCAATCCCATCGCGCACAGTGCTGGAAGATGCCATCAATGGCATCATCCGCACCTGGGTTGATGGCCTCTGCCAGGTCGTTAGGGACAGCAATCCCGTCAAGACAGCAAGCAGACTGATCGAGCGCTATTGCGTGGCCTTTTCCGATGCCTACCGTGACACTTTCGAGCCAGAAACGGCCATGGATGACATTGCGATAATGGAAGGCATGGATGGGAGCAACGAGACCGCAATCAGCTTCTATCGCAAAGAACATCATGAAGATCACCGCATCACCCTGAAGATATTCCATCAGGGCATGCCGATCCCGCTTTCCGAACGCGTTCCGATTCTGGAGAATATGGGTTTCCGGGTGATCGACGAACGCTCCTACGAAATCGCACCGCTCGGTTCCAATCGCAAATACTGGCTCCATGACATGGATCTGGAGCGCGCCAGCGGCAAGCCGATCCCATTCAAGGATGTGCGCGACGATCTGGAAGCCTGTTTCCTTGCGGTGTGGAATGGCCAAGCCGAAAATGACGGCTACAACAAACTCTCCATGGCTGCCGATCTTCCGTGGCGAGACATCACTGTCCTAAGAACCATTTCGCGTTACTTGCGTCAGATCCGTATTCCTTATGATCAGGACTATATGTGGGAAACACTCAACACATATCCTGATCTTTCAGCCTTGCTGGTTCACCTCTTCCACGCCAGATTCAACCCCGAGCAGAAAAACCGTGACGAAGAATGCAATCGGCTGTCTAACGGTATCCTGACCGCACTGGAGCGGGTATCCAACCTCGACGATGACCGCATCCTGCGCAAGTTCCATGGAGTGATTCAGGCCACCCTGCGCACCAACTTCTATCAGCGCACCCCAGAGGGCGACGACAAACCAACCCTATCCCTGAAGCTCGACCCGCGCGCCATGGACGACATGCCCGAACCCAAGCCGTTCCGCGAGATCTTCGTTTACAGTCCGCGCGTCGAAGGCCTGCATTTGCGCTTTGGCAAGGTTGCACGCGGGGGCCTGAGATGGTCCGACCGGCCGCAGGATTTCCGCACCGAAGTGCTCGGCCTTGTAAAAGCCCAGCAGGTCAAGAATGCAGTTATCGTACCGGTTGGCTCGAAGGGAGGCTTTGTTCCCAAACACCTGCCGACAGAAGGGGGCCGGGAGGCCTTCATGGCGGAGGGGATCGCGTCCTACAAGCTGTTCATTTCTGCATTGCTGGATGTGACCGACAATCTGGAAGGACAAGCCATTCTGCCACCGGAAAAAGTGGTCAGACATGACGATGACGACCCCTATCTGGTTGTCGCAGCCGACAAGGGCACCGCGTCATTCTCCGATATCGCCAATGGCATTTCCGAAGACCATAATTTCTGGCTTGGTGACGCTTTTGCCTCGGGCGGCTCGGCTGGCTATGACCACAAGAAAATGGGCATCACGGCTCGCGGTGCATGGGAAGCTGTCAAACGACATTTCCGCGAGATGGATCGAGACATTCAGACCCAGGCCTTCAGCGCTGTCGGTGTGGGAGACATGTCCGGCGATGTGTTTGGCAATGGCATGCTATTGTCCAAGGAAACGCGCCTTATCGCAGCCTTTGACCACCGGGATATCTTCATTGATCCCGATCCCGACGCAGCAAGAAGCTGGAAAGAGCGCAAACGGGTCTTCGACCTCGGTCGGTCATCCTGGCAGGACTATGATGAAAGCATAATATCCAAAGGGGGGGGAATCTTCTCCCGCTCGGAGAAATCCATTTCCCTGTCCAAGGAAGCCAGAGCAGCACTGGGCATCACCAAAACCAAACTGACGCCGCAAGAGCTGATGAAAGCCATTCTGATGGCACCGGTTGACCTCATGTGGTTTGGCGGTATTGGCACCTATATCCGTGCCAGCTCGGAAACGGATGCCGACGCCGACGACCGCGCAAATGATGCAATCCGCATCACGCCAAAGGATCTGCGCGTCAAGGTCATCGGCGAAGGGGCAAACCTCGGCGTCACTCAGCGAGCCCGTATCGAGTTCCACCACCTTGGTGGCCGGTGCAACTCTGATGCCATCGACAACTCGGCAGGCGTCAACAGCTCCGACATGGAAGTCAACATCAAGATCGCTCTCGGCGCTGCCATTCGCGCAAACAAAATGGATCTTGAAGAACGCAACGCGTTGCTCGTAGACATGACGGAAGAGGTCAGTCGGCATATTCTTCGCAACAACTACCTGCAGACCCTTTCCATCTCGCTTACAGAATTGCGCGGCATGGAAGATCTTGGCTATCAGGTCCGCCTGATGGAACGTCTGGAAGAAGCCGGAGAACTCGACCGCGTTGTCGAGTTCCTGCCAGACAATGAAGAACTGAAGGAGTTCCGCAAAAAGGGTCAGGCCCTGAGCCGCGCCGAAGTCGGCCTGCTGTTGGCTTATGCGAAAAACTCTCTTTATGAAGAGCTGCTGCACAGCAAACTCCCCGACGATCCATATCTGGAGCATGAACTCTTGCACTACTTCCCGCAGAAAATGCGGGACACCTACGCCGAGGAAATCAAGTCGCATCGCCTGCGTCGCGAGATCATCTCCACGGTCATAGCCAACCTGATGATCAACAGGGGCGGGGCAACCCTCATCCCGCGCATCGCAGACAAGACCGGGGCTAGCTCTCAGGAAATTGCAAGAGCCTATATCATCGTGCGCGATTCCTTCAATCTGCCGGTTTTGAACCTCGCAATTGATGCCTTGGACAACAAGGCCTCGGGAGCCATTCAGCTCGCCCTTTATGAAGAGGTACAAAAGCTACTGCTAGGCAAGATCCAGTGGTTCATGCGCAACATTCCGCCATCTGCCCCGATCGCAGAAACGGTGGCACTTTATCGCAAGGGGATGGACGAGCTGGCACCAACGATCGATCAGTATCTGCCCGCCTATCTGAGTGATCTGGTGCAGGAAGAAACCCGGAAATATGAGCAGAACGGCATTCCCGCAGAGTTGGCGGCCCAAATCGCTCGACTGTTCCTCATCGCCGATATTCCGGACATGGTGCTGATCGCAGAAAAATCGAACCATTCGCTGAGCGAGGTCGCCGAGGCCTACTTTGCTGTGGCCGGTCAGTTCAATATCGGTCGCATTGATGCACTCGCAGAGACACTCGATGTTTCTGACTATTATGAAAGCCTGGCGTTGGATCGCGTGCGTGATTCGATTTCGAATGCACATGATCAAATGACAGCTTACGTGCTTGGCCTTGCCAAAGAAGGCAGCTCCGGCATGGAAATCTGGTTAGAGCAGGAAGCGCCAGCCATCAAGCGTACGGTCAAGGCCGTGGACGCCATCACTCAAAGTGATGACCTGACCGTCTCCAAATTTGCCGTAGCAGCAGGGCTGCTGTCCGATCTGGCTCGACAGGCCTGA